In the Pedobacter cryoconitis genome, TTAGCAGGGAGAGGGTGGGCATAGCAATTGGCTCATGTTCATTCTTGCTATATTTATCTCTGGGAAAGGCCAGGGTAGGAAGTCCGGTAAAGTAGATATTCCATTTTTCCTGTTCCAATGCACCGTACATCAGGTAAACATAATCCAGCTTGGCCAGTGTGTCCTTGTCCTGGACGAGTAATAGTAAATAACATTTGTCTTTTCTACTGTTAAAAAACACAGCCTCATCTAACTTCCAGTTACTCTTTTTGAGCACCTGAATATCTTTCAGATCCTCAGAAAGCCATTTCTTCAGGTTTTTATTCGTAGTAGTCTGTACATCATGATAAATGTCGTTTTCCTTAAAGACATCCAGTTGTGCATCAAACAAAGCTCTTCTGCGATCTGTATTAACACAAGCAAAGAGCCCTATAATTGAAATAATTATCAACAAGTACCTTTCTCTATGTTTATTCAGCATCAGTTCCTGTGTTTCCATGAATTATACCTAATCAAGGTAAGAATTTTAACCTGAATTTTACAGAAATAAAGATTGTTACAGCAGCGGAAACCTATTTTTGACGATAAGAAATACTCACCAGCAGCAACAGCCCGGCAATCACACAGAAGGCGACAGAAAGAGAGCTGTAATAGGCAATAAAACCAATCCCTGCCGGACCAGCCAATGAACCGGTATAACCTATGGTCGTTACTGCGGGTAAAGAGACTGAAGCAGGGACACCTTTTACTTTGCCAGCCGCACTGAATAAAACAGGGACAATGTTCGCAGCTCCCAAACCTACCAGTACAAAGCCTACCAAAGAAAGCCATCCCCACGGACTGAATACAGCAACAAGGTATCCTGATGCTGAAATAGCGGACCCAAATAAAATTATCTTTTGAGGACTTACTTTGTCAACGAATTTATCACCCAGTAAGCGCATCGCTGTCATTGCAATTGAAAATGCGGCATAACCTGCTCCGGCAATAGCTGCGTCAAAGTTCTTGATATCTTTTAAGAATACAGCACTCCAGTCCAGGATTGATCCTTCTGCGAGAAAGACAATAAAACACATTAAACCCAGGAAAATTACAGCGCGCCCCGGCCAGGAGAATTTTGTCTTTTCTGTAGTTGTTGATTCCTGGTCTGAAGATAAAAGCGTTTGATATTGACTGACTGCAATCAGCAGCAGTAAAACAGAAATACTTCCTATCGCAACTATAGGCTGCAGACTGAATTTGAGCATTCCACCCATAAACAGTGGGCCCAGGATTCCACCCAGGCTAAACAGTCCATGAAAAGAAGACATGATATGCTTTGAATAATGACGTTCTATATTGATGGCCTGAGCATTCATCGCTACATCAATCGTTCCTATAGCAGCGCCAAAAATAAATAAGGTAAGCCCCATTGTTAATGGCGTATCCATAATAAGCAGCAAAGGAAGCAGGATTGACAGTAATATAATCGCGCTCAGAATGAGTTTTTTACTGCCATGTTTTCGGATCAGCATTCCGGTAATTGGCATCATGAGTAAAGCACCTGCGCCCATTAAAAGCAGTAGTAATCCTAAATTTGCATCATTAAATCCAAGACGTTCTTTAGCATAAGGTACAATTGGTGCCCAGCTGGCAACAGCCAATCCACACACTAAAAAAATAAGCATGGTCGATCTGCGTGCACTAATAATGGAAGAAGAAGGTTTGGTGGTTGTTTGCAACATGGTGCAAAGTAAAGCAAATCTACACAGTAGTGCAGCATATAATCCTCCCTGAAGGCATTTTGAATTTTCCTTAGTTGGCTAAAGGGTATAATTCTTTTGCTATTAATTTCAAGGCATGCAATGAATTAATTTCGGTGATGATGAACAGCAATAAAGACATTTTAACCGGATCTGTTGGTTTTTGGAAGCCCGGAATCTTAAAATGGGGCAATTGATTGTCATTGATTACGCCATGAAAATGTTCGTAAATTCCTATACTGTTTAAGTTTAAGGTAGTAAGCAGTTTAAGGATCCTGTAATTATTGGTTTCATCATCCTGCCCCTGCAGATAGATTAGCAATTCCCTTTGTACTTTCAAAACATAAGTATATACGGCAAAAGAGATTTCTTCATTAGGTTGCTGATCCTCAAATCTGAGGACAGTTAATAAATGGGTAACTATAGTAGTATTAATGCCTCTTTCGAGTAGTGTTTTTTCTATGAAACGATGATTTCTTTCCTCCTGATACTGATGTTGCTCAATAAAGCTAAAAGGGACTTTTCCATCAGTTTTAAAGAAATTTTTCAGTTGTGTCTGCATAAATTGCAGGATGCCCACCAACGCATTATAGAGGCGTTGTAAAATAAGTTCGCTATCATCATCTTCGTCGTCCTCATAGTCCTGAATGTTTAAGAAAGTATAAACTTTTTCGGCCATGTTCACCAGTTCATGCTGGTACTGATGGAAATATTTGGTAAAGAGTACCGCATCTTTTTGCAAACTTGCGTCTTTAAATATCTGACAAATACGTACAGCCTCTATGGCTATATTTTCAATAGGATTACGCTGCTCAGTCATCCAGGTATCAATGCCTTCACTTTCGTGTAAGGTATTAACCAGTGACTTGAATTCCTGCAGTTCATATTTCATGGTATTTCTGGCGTTTATTGAAAAATTGTGTTTTAGTTTTTTTATTTTTCAGGGGCCTCATAAGCCCATTTAATAATATGACGTATCGTTTTTGTGATTTCTGCTCTTCCTTCAATGCCATTGATATCAATTCCACAAATAGTGCCCCCATTAATCTTTGCTTGTAAAATAAGGTAATAGATGCCCGATACAAGCAATGCACTCACCGCTCTGAAATTCACCTCAGAATCTTTAAAATGGGGATCAGTATGTTTGAGTAAGCTTGCACCAATATTTCCCCTGATATTACATATGCTGGCCATTAATGGGCTTTTAGAGGTCAATTCTTCTAAAACCATATGTTGCATAGCTTCTTCCTCATATAAAAAGGTAAACTGACGTTCCAGCATAGCTGATATAATTTCTTTTGCCTCATCAGGAGTTTTGATGTCATTGAATTCCTGTAATTTGTCTGCAAATCCCAGCCAGTAATCTTTTTCCAGGATATAGGTTTCTACCAGCGTGTTTCCGTCGCCGAAATAACGATAAATGAGTTTTTTATCTACACCTGCTTTATTCGCAATTTTGTTTACGCCTAAACCTGAGTATCCTTTTTCTATAATAATTTCCCCTACGGCCTGAAGAAGTTTTCTTTTGGTCTGTTCTTTATTTCTATGTTTGACGTTGTCTTTACTTTCCATTGCCGGGATGTGAATGCTCCATTCTTAATTTTCAGTAATCATCAGCCTGGAACATAATGTGCGTCAGACTGGGGAAGATCTGCGCAAAATTATCTTTAGGTAAAATAATTTTCATTGGAGGTAGTTAATGATGTTTCCTAAAAGGCAATATAGTGGATATTTTATTCAAAAGTGGTGACTTAGTATTTTTTTTAATTTTCAGGCATTTTATACTGAGGAAGTTAGCGTGAACTCCGGTAATAAAAGAAAAATACAGGCTAAATTTTATGGATAAATTTTGTCAAAAGACGATATACGGTAAAGATGAAATTATCCGTTATTTTGTAATATGAAAGGATTTATTACATTAAAAAGAATGATTATTGCCGGGCTCTTACTGACTATTTCAGTAAATGGCTTCGCACAAAAAAATGACCTGCGAAAAAGACTTCAGCACATAGTTAGTTCACATGCTGCAACTATCGGATTTTCATTAATAGATTTACAGAATGGAGATACAATTACAGTGAATGGAGCAAAACATTTGCCGATGCAAAGCGTCTACAAATTTCACCTCGCTTTGGCCATCTTAAATCAGGTAGACAAAGGTAAACTTCGGCTGGATCAGAAAATCCTGGTTAAAAAGGCTGACCTGCTGCCAGATACCTGGAGTCCGTTGAGAGAGAAATATCCAAATGGCGAGGTTGAAATACCTTTATCAGAAATTTTAAGCTATACAGTTTCGCAAAGTGATAATAATGGCTGTGACCTCTTGTTCAGATTAATGGGAGGACCGGCAAAGGTTAATCAATATATTCATAGTCTGGGCATTAAACAGGTGGCTATAGTGGCTACAGAAGAGCAAATGCACAAAGATGAAAATGTACAGTTCACCAACTGGACAACCCCTGTTGCTGCAACAGATTTGTTAAAGTTGTTTTATAGTCAAAAAATCCTTTCTAAAACTTCACACGATTTCTTATGGAAAGTAATGACTGAAACGGTTACCGGCGCAAATAAGCTCAAAGGTTTATTACCTGCTGGTACTCTAGTTGCGCATAAAACGGGAAACTCTGGTGCAAATGCAGCTGGTTTAACAACAGCGACCAATGATATTGGTATTGTAACACTACCAAATGGAAAACATTTTGCTGTTGCTGTATTTGTATCGATGACTAAAGAAGATGAAAAAGCGAGTGATTTAAGCATTGCTGAACTGACTAAAGCCAGCTGGGATTACCTGGCTGCAGGAAAACCTTAGTTTTGGGCTTTGCCGTGCTTAAGATGCAAACAGATTGTTTCAATAATTACAATCCATGAAATTCTAACCTAACTCATTTATAAATAATCTTCTGATCAAATGCAAATCAAAATAATTGAAGGCAGTTATTTTGATTTGTTAATACATTTCCAGGAATGCTGCCAATAACTTATCCTTTAATCTTGTTTTTCTATAGACAAGTATAGTCGCCGATGTTCCAAGCTCCTTACCAATTGAAAACGTCTTTAATTTTCTATTTTGATAATACTGTTCAATTAACTCAGCCGGCAATATGGTGATGGCCAGATCAGCCTCTACAAAGTTTATGATGCCTTCTAAAGAATTAACCACGATACGTTTGTAATTGACAACCCCTTTAAAGCTGAGCCACGATTCCAGTCTGGCTCTATAATTACAGCCCTGATCGAATACCACTATTTTCACTTGTTTATCCTGAATAAGCTCTTCAATCTTTTTATACTTAGTGGAAGCTACCATCACTAGTTGTTCTTCTTTAATTGTTTGTTGTGCCAGCTCAGGTACCGAAACAGGTGCAGCTACAAAAGCAGCGTCCAATTTATAATTAAGCACATCATTGATTAGGTTTGGAGACATATCCGCTTTAAATTCAAGCTCAATATCCGGATACATTTCGTTGAATTTATTGATCATATCAGGCGCTTTCAAAGCCATTGTTGTTTCGATACAGCCAATTCTAAGCTGACCAATTAATTGATCACTCTGAGCTAACTCTCTTTTCGCCTCTTCTATTAATTGCCCTATCTGTTTAAAATAATGCATTAATGTTTCACCCGCGGCAGTCAATTCAACTTTTCTTGAAGTTCTTGTGAAAAGTGAAACAGCAAATTCGTCTTCTAAACTTTTAATTCTCGCTGTCACATTAGACTGAACGGTAAACATCGCCTCTGCAGCTTTGGTAAAACTTCCGTTTGCTGCTACAGCTTCGAATATTTTAAAATCATTAGTATTCATAATAAATCATTAATTGTGATTATTTGTATCTGTATTAATCGTTTTTAAAGATTAAATATATGGATTACTTTTGAATTATAAAAACAAATAGAAGAGTTATGATGATCAATAAACAATACTTAAAGCTGTTGCTGGCTTGCTTAATCACCCTGGGAGCCAATCCAGTTTCAGGTCAGTCAAATACTCAGGTTAATTCAAAAAAAGAAATCATGAAAACAGAACAAATTCATTACCACAACATCAAAGTCAACGGGTTAAATGTATTTTACCGTGAAGCCGGATCAAAGGATGCTCCTGTAGTTTTACTATTACATGGCTTTCCAACTTCATCCTTTATGTTCAGAAATCTGATACCTGAACTGAGTGAAAAATATCATGTAATTGCACCGGACCTGCCAGGTTTTGGATATTCTGATGCACCAGCCCACGATCAGTTTGACTATACTTTTGATAACCTGACTAAAACTGTGCAGGCATTAATTGATGAATTGGCTTTGAAACGCTTTGCTGTTTATGTTTTTGATTATGGAGCACCGGTAGGTTTCAGATTGATGCTTGCTAACCCCGAAAAAATTACTGGTGTTATTTCTCAAAATGGCAATGCTTATGAGGAAGGGCTGAGTAAAGGCTGGAATCCTATTCAGAAATACTGGCAAGATCCATCTGCTGAAAACCGGAACAACCTGAAAGAATTTGTGAGTCTGAAATCTACTAAATTTCAATATTTTGAAGGCGTAAGCGATCCCGCATTGATCGCACCCGAAACTTATACCTTAGATCAGCATTTTCTTGACCGCCCGGGTAATGTAGAAATACAGCTTGACCTGTTGAAAGACTACCGCACAAATGTTGCGCTCTATCCAGAATTTCAAGCTTACTTCAGAAAGTATAAACCACAATTATTAGCTGTTTGGGGAAGTGAAGATCCTTATTTTTTACCAGCCGGAGCAGAAGGGTATAAAAAAGATAATCCAAACGCTATAGTGAAATTTTATAAAACGGGCCATTTCGCGTTAGAAACTCACATGAAGGAAATCAGCCAGGATATACTGACTTTTTTAGCCGGTTTACCTCAATAAATTCTTAATTAGCCCTGGTGTGATTGGCATCAGGGCTAATTTAAGCTCAGGACTTTTTTTAATCAGTGCCTCATAGCATGAAAATATCAAAGCAGGTCTTAAAAAACAATATCTTTGGGTTCGCCGCTAAATAATGGCGGGCCGGAAATGAATACTAAGGTGAAGCAACCCAGAGAACTCAATGTCGAATTGTTGAGGATAGTCCTGATGATTATGATTGTTTGTCATCACTTTTTGATGCGGGGGAGAGGACTTCATCTTTTATATACTTCAGAAAGTCCATTGATCAATCAAGACGCATTGCAGGGGCTGTTCATTGATAGTTTTCTGATTATGACGGTCAACTGTTTTATATTTATCTCTGGTTATTACGGAATAAAATTCAGGGTAAAAACAATACTCAGCCTATTTATACAAGCAGTTACCTATAGTATTGGAATTGATATTGTATTTGGTTTATTTAACGGAGAAAGTCTTTCTTTTGATACTATACTGAATGGATTACTCTCTGTGCCCAATGGCCAGTGGTGGTTTATTACCACCTATTTCTTCCTATATCTGTTAAGCCCTTTTCTTAACCTGGCTGGTAAATACTTATCTAAATATCAGTTTTTATATATTTTGGGTATGTTAACGCTCATTAACTTTATCATTGGTTTTACACTTAATCCTGATTCATTAGGCGTACTGAATGGATATTCTTTATTCAGCTTTATCTGCATTTACTTTTACGGACAGGCTTTCGGCCTGTATATTGACTTTAGAAAAGGCAAATTCTTCTATCTTATGGTGTATTTGATTTGTTCACTCCTGATCTTTGGAATGTTTTTTACCAGTATGAAATATCTGAGTATAGGTCTGGCCTGGCGCGCATTTTTCTACAATAACCCACTCGTGCTCATCTCTGCCATTTCTTTCTTCTTCTTATTTAAGAGCCTCAAAATATCTTATAGCAGGATATCTTTCTTTTCTTCTTCGGTACTGGCTATTTATTTGATTCATGAACATCCCAGATCGGCTGATTTTCTAACTGATAATCTGAACCGGATTGCAACAACTTATACGATCGGGAGTGTGTACTTCACCCTGTTTTTAATCGCCGTATTATTATTTGTATGCGGTACATTGATAGAAAAAGTGCGTTCAGCAGTTACTGAGCCATTTTTAAACTTCCTGGTTGCGAAATTCAGATTGGATCGTCTGGATGAAAAAATGAAGTAACCTTCAGATTGATCCAAGCATTTATCTATTGAAATCTGATACTCCCGCCAAATAGCTGGAATTGACGGGAGGGCCAGATTGATAACCGAAGCCATTAGAAGCCGGTTGAAGTAATCATCTCTTTTAGATTTTCAAGATCTCCTTTTACGGCATCCATTTTTGCATAAGCCAGGTCATAAGCATCCTGTCCTAAAAATAAATGAAGCGGAGGATTTTCTTCGGTTGCTACTTTAATAATTGCCGCCGCTGCTTTTTCAGGATCTCCGGCCTGGTTACCATCAATAAGGTGCTGATGTTGATGCTGACTTTCACGAACCTCTTTATAAGCCTCAATTGGATGCTTAGGTACATTTAAAGAGCCTGTAGAAAGAAAATTGGTGCGGAAATATCCTGGAGAAACAATTGTGGCATGAATCCCGAATGATTTAACTTCTGCAGCCAATGCTTCTGTGAAACCTTGTACTGCAAATTTCGTAGCACAGTAAATTCCGAATCCAGGGAAATAACCTGTAAAGCCACCAATAGAAGAGATATTAAAAATATGTCCAGACTGCTGCGCACGTAAATGCGGCATTACTTTACGGATCACATTTAAGGAACCAAATACATTGATGTCAAAATTTCCTCTTGCTTCTTCATCGCTCAACTCTTCCAGGCTACCTGAAAGGCCGTATCCTGCATTGTTCACTACAAAGTCAATGCGGCCAAACTGGCTGATTGCTTTTTCTACCGCCTGTTCAACACTTTGCTCTACTCTGAGGTCAACGCTCAGTGGCAGGTAGTTTTCTGATGCTGTAGCACCCACACCTTCATTTAATTCATTGATACTTCTGGAAGTTGCAGCTACCTGATATCCCTGTGCTAATAATTGTTTAATTAACGTAAGTCCTAACCCTTTGGAAGCCCCGGTCACGAACCACACTTTTTGATTTTCCATAATTTGTGTTTTTTTTGTAAGACAAATGTACCTCGGATACCCTGCGAACAGTTTGCACAATTCAACCCATTAGTTGCGAAATTCAAACCATGGAAATTTATTTAGTCATAAATGCATATATTCAGTTCAATTTATGCTACCCACAGAACAGGATAAGAATTATTGGGAACAAATGCTGCTTGGGGACAAGAACGCGTTGTTTGGCTTATATAATAACTTGTATTTCCATCTCATCCGCTTTGGTTTAAAAATTAATCCTGACGATGAGCTGGTCAAAGATTGCGTTAATCAGGTATTTCTTAATCTATGGGATAAAAGAGCCCGGCTTACTCCGGTTGAAAACGTAAAATCTTATCTGATGACCTCTCTCAGAAGATGTATGCTGGATCAGCTGGCTTATATTGACCGGACCAATCTGGCAGTTAATAAAATGGGAAAAGGGGAGGCGGCGAATGAGTTGTCCTACGAAGAGATTATGATTGGCGTACAACAGGATGAAGAACTCAAAAATAAATTACGGGTTGCTATCGCACAACTTACCCCGAGACAATCGGAATTGATTCAGCTTAAATTTTTTGAAGGATTAAGCTATGAACAGATCGCAGAGCGGACTTCTCAAACTATCAAAACTGCTTATAATACTATTTATGATGCAATAAAAATACTGAGGAAGATCCTTAAATAAAGAAAATTGATTCTTTTTGAAAATAAATCTGCATTTCTCTTAGGAAAATTAAGTCATTTCTCCGTCTATAAGATAAAACGGATATATGAAACTTCCTGATCGTGGGTTTTTGGTAGAAGAATTAGTTTGTAATGATTCCTTTCAACAATATTGTCTGGGAATAAGTCTGGAAAATCATATTTTATGGGAAGAGTGGATAAATAATACCCCTGAAAGAGCAGCAGATATAATTCAGGCGAAAAATCTGGTGAATATTTTGACTATTAAACAAGGAAACAGACTTGAACAGGTTAAAGCATTAAAAAGCGGATTCAGACAACAGGAAATATTAACACAATTATTGAATACAGTTCCAGATGAAACCCCGATGAGTACTAATGGACGCAGTAATATTAACAGATACTTATATTCTGATAAAAAGACCATTTTAAAGACACCTGCTGGTTTTTATAAATACATCAGCTTTGCTGCTGCGGCAGTAATTATTCTGATCTCTCTTTATTTTATTCAGCAAAACTACTCAACTTCAAAAGACCTTAAGGCTGAGCACCCGCTTTCGGCCTCAGTTTTCTCTTCTGGTCGTGCACCTAGAAAAACCGTAATCCTGATTGATGGAACGGTAATTACTCTTCATCAAAATAGTGAAATCAAACTGGCTAAAAATTTCAATCCCGCACAAAGAGAACTTTGGCTTAAAGGCGAAGCTTTCTTTGAAGTCAAACATGACGCAAAACATCCCTTTATTGTACACACACCTTTTAATGATATCAAAGTACTGGGAACGAGTTTTAATGTCAAAGCCTATCCAAATTCAGGTCTGATCGAAACCTCTCTGATTCGTGGCAGTGTACAAGTAGAATCGAAAAGATATCCCGGGTACCGGGTCTTGCTGAAGCCTGATGAAAAACTATCATTTCATAATACCCCTGCTCATCAGGACGAAAACCTTAAAAATATCTTCAAAGTTTCAGCTCTTGAACGCAATGCACCAGGCAATAAATCTGAAGAAATCCAATGGATTCATCACCCGATAAGTATTGACAATGAACCATTGGCTGCAATTGCAAAGAAATTACAAAACTGGTACGGTATCGAAATCTATATCGCTGATCCGGAAGTTGAAGCTTATCGCTATTCTGGAACCTTTGAAAATGAGAGTGTTATAAAAACTCTTGAAGCGCTGCAAATGGCCTATCCTTTTGCTTTTAAAGCGGAACAAAACAGAATTATCCTGAGTAAATAAAAGCTGGACTATGAACACAATGTGCAAACACCGACAGAACCTGCAATCACTAACATTACCTGCAATCACTAACATTACCTGTAATTAACAACAAAAACTAACCACCTATACAGTATATCAAACACCTTAAACTAACCAATATGAGAAAAACCTTACGCTTAGAAAGAGCT is a window encoding:
- a CDS encoding MFS transporter gives rise to the protein MLQTTTKPSSSIISARRSTMLIFLVCGLAVASWAPIVPYAKERLGFNDANLGLLLLLMGAGALLMMPITGMLIRKHGSKKLILSAIILLSILLPLLLIMDTPLTMGLTLFIFGAAIGTIDVAMNAQAINIERHYSKHIMSSFHGLFSLGGILGPLFMGGMLKFSLQPIVAIGSISVLLLLIAVSQYQTLLSSDQESTTTEKTKFSWPGRAVIFLGLMCFIVFLAEGSILDWSAVFLKDIKNFDAAIAGAGYAAFSIAMTAMRLLGDKFVDKVSPQKIILFGSAISASGYLVAVFSPWGWLSLVGFVLVGLGAANIVPVLFSAAGKVKGVPASVSLPAVTTIGYTGSLAGPAGIGFIAYYSSLSVAFCVIAGLLLLVSISYRQK
- a CDS encoding TetR/AcrR family transcriptional regulator — translated: MESKDNVKHRNKEQTKRKLLQAVGEIIIEKGYSGLGVNKIANKAGVDKKLIYRYFGDGNTLVETYILEKDYWLGFADKLQEFNDIKTPDEAKEIISAMLERQFTFLYEEEAMQHMVLEELTSKSPLMASICNIRGNIGASLLKHTDPHFKDSEVNFRAVSALLVSGIYYLILQAKINGGTICGIDINGIEGRAEITKTIRHIIKWAYEAPEK
- the bla gene encoding class A beta-lactamase, subclass A2, with product MKGFITLKRMIIAGLLLTISVNGFAQKNDLRKRLQHIVSSHAATIGFSLIDLQNGDTITVNGAKHLPMQSVYKFHLALAILNQVDKGKLRLDQKILVKKADLLPDTWSPLREKYPNGEVEIPLSEILSYTVSQSDNNGCDLLFRLMGGPAKVNQYIHSLGIKQVAIVATEEQMHKDENVQFTNWTTPVAATDLLKLFYSQKILSKTSHDFLWKVMTETVTGANKLKGLLPAGTLVAHKTGNSGANAAGLTTATNDIGIVTLPNGKHFAVAVFVSMTKEDEKASDLSIAELTKASWDYLAAGKP
- a CDS encoding LysR family transcriptional regulator, with amino-acid sequence MNTNDFKIFEAVAANGSFTKAAEAMFTVQSNVTARIKSLEDEFAVSLFTRTSRKVELTAAGETLMHYFKQIGQLIEEAKRELAQSDQLIGQLRIGCIETTMALKAPDMINKFNEMYPDIELEFKADMSPNLINDVLNYKLDAAFVAAPVSVPELAQQTIKEEQLVMVASTKYKKIEELIQDKQVKIVVFDQGCNYRARLESWLSFKGVVNYKRIVVNSLEGIINFVEADLAITILPAELIEQYYQNRKLKTFSIGKELGTSATILVYRKTRLKDKLLAAFLEMY
- a CDS encoding alpha/beta fold hydrolase gives rise to the protein MKTEQIHYHNIKVNGLNVFYREAGSKDAPVVLLLHGFPTSSFMFRNLIPELSEKYHVIAPDLPGFGYSDAPAHDQFDYTFDNLTKTVQALIDELALKRFAVYVFDYGAPVGFRLMLANPEKITGVISQNGNAYEEGLSKGWNPIQKYWQDPSAENRNNLKEFVSLKSTKFQYFEGVSDPALIAPETYTLDQHFLDRPGNVEIQLDLLKDYRTNVALYPEFQAYFRKYKPQLLAVWGSEDPYFLPAGAEGYKKDNPNAIVKFYKTGHFALETHMKEISQDILTFLAGLPQ
- a CDS encoding acyltransferase family protein codes for the protein MGSPLNNGGPEMNTKVKQPRELNVELLRIVLMIMIVCHHFLMRGRGLHLLYTSESPLINQDALQGLFIDSFLIMTVNCFIFISGYYGIKFRVKTILSLFIQAVTYSIGIDIVFGLFNGESLSFDTILNGLLSVPNGQWWFITTYFFLYLLSPFLNLAGKYLSKYQFLYILGMLTLINFIIGFTLNPDSLGVLNGYSLFSFICIYFYGQAFGLYIDFRKGKFFYLMVYLICSLLIFGMFFTSMKYLSIGLAWRAFFYNNPLVLISAISFFFLFKSLKISYSRISFFSSSVLAIYLIHEHPRSADFLTDNLNRIATTYTIGSVYFTLFLIAVLLFVCGTLIEKVRSAVTEPFLNFLVAKFRLDRLDEKMK
- a CDS encoding SDR family NAD(P)-dependent oxidoreductase — encoded protein: MENQKVWFVTGASKGLGLTLIKQLLAQGYQVAATSRSINELNEGVGATASENYLPLSVDLRVEQSVEQAVEKAISQFGRIDFVVNNAGYGLSGSLEELSDEEARGNFDINVFGSLNVIRKVMPHLRAQQSGHIFNISSIGGFTGYFPGFGIYCATKFAVQGFTEALAAEVKSFGIHATIVSPGYFRTNFLSTGSLNVPKHPIEAYKEVRESQHQHQHLIDGNQAGDPEKAAAAIIKVATEENPPLHLFLGQDAYDLAYAKMDAVKGDLENLKEMITSTGF
- a CDS encoding RNA polymerase sigma factor yields the protein MLPTEQDKNYWEQMLLGDKNALFGLYNNLYFHLIRFGLKINPDDELVKDCVNQVFLNLWDKRARLTPVENVKSYLMTSLRRCMLDQLAYIDRTNLAVNKMGKGEAANELSYEEIMIGVQQDEELKNKLRVAIAQLTPRQSELIQLKFFEGLSYEQIAERTSQTIKTAYNTIYDAIKILRKILK
- a CDS encoding FecR family protein — translated: MKLPDRGFLVEELVCNDSFQQYCLGISLENHILWEEWINNTPERAADIIQAKNLVNILTIKQGNRLEQVKALKSGFRQQEILTQLLNTVPDETPMSTNGRSNINRYLYSDKKTILKTPAGFYKYISFAAAAVIILISLYFIQQNYSTSKDLKAEHPLSASVFSSGRAPRKTVILIDGTVITLHQNSEIKLAKNFNPAQRELWLKGEAFFEVKHDAKHPFIVHTPFNDIKVLGTSFNVKAYPNSGLIETSLIRGSVQVESKRYPGYRVLLKPDEKLSFHNTPAHQDENLKNIFKVSALERNAPGNKSEEIQWIHHPISIDNEPLAAIAKKLQNWYGIEIYIADPEVEAYRYSGTFENESVIKTLEALQMAYPFAFKAEQNRIILSK